From the genome of Luteibacter rhizovicinus DSM 16549:
CGGCGAGGCATAGGGCATTCATCTTGCCAGCTTGGATGCCGGCAAGGGGAGAAGCGTTTAAGAGACAAGGAATGTGGGAGCCGATTCATCGGCGAAAAGCCGACGGAGCGGGTTAGCCGGAAGGTCCATCGCCGATGAATCGGCTCCCACACGGAGCGGGCCTCGCGCAAAGAGGGGCCCATGGGGCCCCTCGGATTGCCGAATCAGGCGACGTTGGCGGCCCGACGTTCCACGGCCGCTTCCAGCGCCTTGCTCACGCGCAGGCGCTCCGCTTTCAGCCGCTCGGGCATACGCGCCCCAAACCCATCCAGGTACAGACCGATGGCGTTGAGCTCTTCGGTCCAGCCTTCGACATCGACCTGGAGCAGCTCGTCGAGGGCGCCGGGTGCCAACGACAGGCCCTCGGCATTGAGCTCGCCCTGGGCCGGGACCACGCCGATCGGTGTCTCCACGCCTTCGGCCTTGCCGGCGACGCGCTGGATCATCCAGTCGAGCACGCGCAGGTTTTCGCCGTACCCCGGCCACATGAAACGACCATCGGCATCCTTGCGGAACCAGTTCACGTGGAAGATCCGCGGCAGCTTCGCGCCCGGTTTGTCGAAGGACAGCCAGTGGGCGAAGTAATCGGCGAAGTTGTAACCGCAGAACGGCTTCATCGCCATCGAATCGCGACGGAGCACGCCGACCGCGCCGGTTGCCGCCGCCGTGGTTTCCGACCCCATCGCCGCGCCGACGAGCACGCCGTGCGCCCAGTCCTTCGCCTCGAAGACCAGCGGGACGAGCGAGGGCCGACGACCGCCGAACACGATGGCCGAGATCGGCACGCCGGCTGCGTCTTCGGACTCCGGCGCCCAGCTCGGGCACTGCTTCGCGCTGACGGTGAAGCGGGAATTCGGATGGGCGGCGGGACCGTTGGCGATGTCGAAGGGACGACCCTGCCAGTCGGTGACAGGCTCGCCCTCACCCAGGCCTTCCCACCAGGGGCGCGCATCGGCGGTGACGGCGACATTGGTGAAGATCGCATCGCGACCGAGCGTGGCCAGTGCGGTCGGGTTGGTATTCGCACCGGTACCCGGGGCGACGCCGAAGTAGCCGGCTTCCGGGTTGATCGCCCAGAGGCGGCCGTCTTCACCCGGCGTCATCCAGCAGATGTCGTCGCCGACCGTCCACACCTTCCAGCCCGCCTTGCGATAGCCCTCGGTCGGGATGAGCATGGCCAGGTTGGTTTTGCCACACGCCGACGGAAACGCGGCGGCGATGTAGTGCTTCTCGCCCTGTGGATTCTCGATGCCGACGATCAGCATGTGCTCGGCGAGCCAGCCTTCGCGTCGGGCCTGGTGGCTGGCGATGCGCAGCGCGTGGCACTTCTTGCCGAGCAAGGCATTGCCGCCGTAGCCGGAGCCGATCGACTTGATCGACAGCTCCTCGGGGAAATGCATGATGAAGCGACGCTCGGGGTCGAGGTCGCCAGTCGAGTGCAGGCCCTTCACGAACTGACCCTCGCGTTCGATCCGCGCCAGGGCAGGCGCACCCATGCGCGTCATGATGCGCATGTTGGCGACCACGTAGGGGCTATCGGTGATCTCGACGCCACAACGCGAAAGCGGCGAATCGATCGGTCCCATGCAGTAGGGGATCACGTACATGGTGCGGCCACGCATGGCCCCGGCGAACAGCGCATCGATCTTGGCATGGGCCTCGGCCGGTGCCATCCAGTGATTGTTCGGGCCGGCTTCCTCTTCCTCGGGTGTGCAAACGAAGGTCAGGTGCTCGACGCGAGCGACGTCCGACGGATTCGATCGATGCAGGTAGCTGCGCGGGTTGGTCTCCTCGTTGAGCGGGAGGAGATCGCCACTGGCGAGCATCGTCTGAACGAGTTCCGCGTATTCCGCGTCCGAGCCGTCACACCAGCGAACGGAGCCGGGCTCCGTCAGTCGGGCGACATCGTCAACCCATCGATTCAATGCTTCCAGGGAACTTCCGTACGAACGCATCCGTTGTGGTCTCCAGTTAAACGCTGTGGAGACAGTAGTTTGCGAGCGTTGGTATTGGCAAGGCACGGCGCAGCAATTTGCGCTGCGCCGTTCAGCTCACGCGTTCGGTTTGGCCGGCGTCAGCGTAAAGATCACGTGCTCGACGTAGGCGTCGAACTCGTCGTGGCTCAGTCGCGGCAGACCCAGCGTGAAGTTCAGCTGGAGAAAGCCGACGTACGCCGCGTAGGTGAGACGAGCGCGATGCAGGGCGACCACCGGCTCGAGACCGGCTTCCTTGTACATCGTGGTGAGGAACTCGATGCGCCGCTGCGATACGCGCGCCATGACCGGCACGACCTGGGGGTGGTCGAGGGCTTTCAGTAGCGCGGCATACACACGGTGGGCCTGCAATTCATGGGCGACGCGGCGGAACAGTTCCGGCAAGCGCTTACGCGGATCGGCAATGCGCTCGATTTCCCCGAGGACTTCGCGTTCGCCGTATTCTTCCCAGCGCTCCAGTGAGGCCTGGAGCAACGCTTCGCGCGTACGGAAATGCCAGTAGAAGCTGCCTTTGGTCACGCCCAGACGCCGCGCAAGCGCCTCTACGGCAAGGGCGCCGACGCCTTGTTCGGCGATAAGGGCTAGGGCGCCGTCTTCCCAGTCTTCTGCGGAGAGGCGGACTCGTTCATTCTTGGCACCGTCGGTCATCGACGCATGGTAGCCGAGACGCGGCGGTTTGCAATCCGGCAGGCGTCCGGCGTGTTGCATAAGACCTTGACTTGGTTGCCATTGCGTGACCGTACGCTGGCGTATTGACGCACCTCGTCCGGCGTTACATACTCGGCCGTATGGTAGCCAGCCCCATGTCCCCGTCGTCCACCACCGCGAGCCTGGTCTCGCTGGATGGGATCGCCCTCGCCACGCAGCGCTGGGGCGGTGCGCGGTCGCCTTCCCTGGTGTTCGCGCATGGCTTCGGCCAGACGCGTCATGCCTGGAACGGCGCGGCGCGAACCCTGGCGGAGCAGGGCTTCGACGCCACTACCTTCGATGCCCGCGGCCACGGTGAAAGCGAGCGCGTGCCCCGCGGCGAATATCACATGGAGCAGTTCGTCCACGACCTGCTCATGGTTTCGGCCCGGGCCCACTCGGCCGACGGCCGGCCTCCGGTGCTGGTCGGCGCCTCCATGGGGGGCCTGCTCGGCCTGATGGCGGCCGGTGAAGCCGAAGCAGATCGTCCGCCGTTCTCCGCCTTGATCCTGGTCGACATCACCCCGCGCTGGGAAACCGCCGGCGTCGAACGTATTCTCGGCTTCATGCGCGCGCACCCGGACGGTTTCGCGAGTTACGAGGAGGCGGCCTCGGCGATCGAGGCGTACCTGCCGCAGCGTCGTGAGCGCAAATCCGAGGCCCAGCTCAAGCCCCTGTTGCGCCAGGATGGCCGGGGCCGTCTGCGCTGGCATTGGGATCCCGCCCTGCTCGATGGCCTGGTCCAGGAGAGCGAGCGTTACCAGCCGCGCCTGTTCGCCGCCGCCGCGCGCGTCGAGGTGCCGGTCCTGCTCCTTTCCGGCAGCCGCAGCGACGTCGTCTCCAGCCATACCGTCGAAGAATTTCTACGTCTCGTACCGCACGCGCGCCATGTCTCCCTCGCCGATGCCACGCATATGGTGGCCGGTGACGCGAACGACGCGTTTACCCGCGAGATCACCCAGTTCATGCAATCCCTGACGAGGTAACACCGATGTCTGCAATCCTGGTTGTACTGGCGGCAATCATCGCCTCCGGTGCCTGTGCCTACCACCGCACGTCGCTCCGTACGTGGGCTGTCGCCACGGCGGTCACGACCCTCGTCGTCGGCCTTCTCGCACGTGCACCGGTGACCACGGTCGTCGTGCTGATCCTGCTGGCCCTCGTCGCCGCGCCCCTGCTGATGGTGGACTTCCGCCGGAAGAAGATCAGTGCGCCGCTGCTGTCGATCTTCGCCAAGGTGACGCCGAAGCTGTCCGAAACCGAGCAGACCGCGCTCGAAGCCGGCACCGTCGGCTTCGAAGGCCAGCTGTTCTCGGGCAAGCCGGAATGGTCCGAACTGCTGCGCCAGCCGAAGCCGGAACTGTCGGTGGAAGAACAGGCCTTCCTCGACGGCCCCGTCGAAGAACTCTGCAGCATGATCGACGACTGGCAGATCACCCACGAACTGGCGGATCTCCCGCCGAACGTCTGGGAATTCATCAAGAAGAACAAGTTCTTCGGCATGATCATTCCGAAGACCTATGGCGGCCTCGGTTTCTCGGCGCTGGCGCACTCCGCCGTGTTGCAGAAACTCTCGAGCATGTCGCAGACGGTCGCTTCCACCGTCGCCGTGCCGAACTCGCTCGGACCGGGCGAGCTGCTCATGCACTACGGCAGCGACGAGCAGAAGAACCACTTCCTGCCGCGCCTGGCCGATGGCCGTGAAGTCCCGTGTTTCGCACTGACCGGCCCGTACGCCGGTTCGGACGCGACCTCGATTCCCGATTTCGGCATCGTCACCAAGGGCCTGTGGAACGGCGAAGAAACCGTCGGTATCCGCCTGACCTTCGACAAGCGCTACATCACGCTGGCGCCGGTCGCGACCATCGTCGGCCTCGCGTTCCGCATGTACGATCCGGACAAGCTGCTGGGTGATAAGGAAGACCTCGGCATCACGCTGGCCCTGCTGCCGCGCGAAACCCCGGGAATGGAAATCGGTCGTCGTCACTTCCCGTTGAACACCCCGTTCCAGAACGGTCCGGTGCACGCGAAGGACATGTTCGTCCCGTTGTCCGTGCTCATCGGTGGCCCGCACATGGCCGGGCAGGGCTGGCGCATGCTGGTCGAGTGCCTGTCCGTCGGTCGCGCCATCTCGCTGCCGTCGAACGCAACGGGTGCGTCGCGCATGGCGGTCTCGGCGACCGGCTCGTACGCACGCATGCGCAAGCAGTTCGGCCTGGCCATCGGTCGTTTCGAGGGCGTGGAAGAAGCGCTCGCACGCATCGGCGGCCTGACCTACGCCATGCAGGCGCTGTCGCGTGCCACCGCCGCCGCGGTCGATCGTGGTGAGAAGCCGGCCGTGCCCTCGGCGATCGCCAAGTATCACGCCACCGAATGGTGCCGCCAGATCGCGTCGGACGCGATGGACGTGCACGGTGGCAAGGGCGTCATCCTCGGCCCGAAGAACTATATGGGGCGTGGCTGGCAGTCCGTGCCGATCGCCATCACGGTGGAAGGCGCGAACATCATGACGCGCAGCCTGATGATCTTCGGCCAGGGTGCGATCCGCTGCCATCCTTACGTACTGAAGGAAATGCAGGCCCTGGGCATCGCGGACTACCGTGAGCGCCTGAAGACCTTCGACAAGGCGCTGTTCGGCCACATCGGCTTCGGCTTCTCCAACGCCGTGCGCAGCTTTGTCCTCGGCCTGACCGCGGCGAAGATCGGCGAGACCGCCGGCGATGCTTACACGCGCCGCTATTACCGCAAGCTCAACCGCTACTCCGCGGCACTGGCACTGTGTGCCGACGTGGCGATGGGCGTGCTCGGCGGCAAGCTGAAGTTCAAGGAGAAGCTCTCGGCCCGCCTCGGCGACGTGCTTTCGTACCTGTACATCGCCAGCGCCATGCTCAAGCGCTACGAAGACACCGGTCGTCCGGAAGCGGATCGTCCGCTCCTGGCCTGGGCCTTCCACCAGTGCGTCTGGAACATGCAGATGGCGCTCGACGGCGTGATCCGTAACTTCCCCGTGCGTCCGGTGGCCTGGCTGCTGCGTGCCCTGGTGTTCCCGTTCGGTCGCCGCGAAGTGCCGCCGTCCGATCGTCTCGGTCGTCGCGTCGCCGCGCTGATCACCGCGCCCAGCGAAGCTCGCGATCGCCTGACCACCTGGACGTATCTCACCCCGACGGCGAACAACACGGTGGGTCGCATGAATGCGCTCCTGCCCGACGTGATCGCTGCCGAGCCGGTGGAACGCAAGTTCCTCAAGGCCTTCAAGGGTGGCCAGCTGAAGTCGCATACGTACAACGAGCAGCTTGCCGAAGCCGAGAAGCTGGGCGCCATCACCGCCGCCGAGCGCGACCTGCTCCAGCGCGTGCGTGACGGTGTGGCCGAGTTCATCTCGGTCGATGACTTCGACAGCGAAGAGCTGCAGGCCGGCGTGCAGCGGAAAGCAGAAGCGATCAACAAGGTGCGGGCTGCCTAAGCAACCGCGCTCTTTGTAGGAGCCGATTCATCGGCGAAAGGCCGCGAGCGATCGCGGCCTTTCTGCTTTCCGTGAGCGTCGTTTCAGGGGCGACGAGCCTGCGCAGCGGAGATGCCGCCACGGCTGCCTGCTGTGACGCCTCGATGGTTGGCGCAGCTATCTGCTGTTTGACCTGGGTTATGCGCGTGACGTCGTGAACTCAGCGAACGACCTTGCACAGACGAAGCCCTTCTGAGATATCCCGGCGGCGCTTGGTCTGTTCGATCTGGCTAACGACCGGATGACAGGCGTCGAACCTCATGCCGGGAAGGTAGCCGGCAAGCGTGGCCGCCGCGGCGGTGCTGTCGTCGCGAAGCAGGGCATACATCGGGCCCTTGTGGCTGACGATGTCCTCGCGGACGCGACGCTGAAGTTCATAGCCGGCGCCGAGGTCGTTGAGCCAGGTGATGCCGACGAAATGGCTGCCTTCCGCGTTTTCGAGGAAGGGGGCGAGGTAGGCATTCGGTTGCGAGAGTACGACGACCAGGCTGCCAGGTTCGATCTCGCCGGGATGGATGTCGAAGGCCTGGCGGCCGAACGGTGCGTGGCCCCAATCCGTGTAGCGGGTCATGATCACGATCGGCAGAAGGCATGCCACCATGACTGCCGTCGGGAGATAGGTCCGCCACGTTGCGGCCATACCGCTTGTCGTGCTGGACATCTCCGACACGCCGGCGAGGAGAATCAGGCCGGTCAGTGCCTCGATGGGCACGGCGTAGCGAAGGATCGAATACAGGGCGAGCCAGAGCACGTAACTGGTGGCGACGAAGACGAAGAGAAGGCGATTCGTCCTGCTCGCTCGCACGGTCGTACGCGTGAGGCGGCCGAAGAGATGGTAGGCCGCGAAGGCGAGCATGGCGACCATGGCCAGTGCATAGCGCGGATCGGCGAATTGGTTTCCCGCCTGGGTGCGATTCCTGTGCAGCCACCAGAACGGATAGAACAACGCCTGGAGCACGGATGTCGGCATGAGTGCGCGATCCGTGCCGCCAACCGGCGGCATCCATGGCGAATGGAAGAACTGGTTGAACATCGGGAATATGGGGTTCCCGGTCAGCTGCCACAGCTGCCATCCCCAGACGCCGTAAGTCAGGACGAAGGCTGCAAAGCTGGACAGCCCGATGACGACGGCAAGCTTGAGGCCGGCGATCCGCCACTCGTAGGCGGCCCAGACGGCGAAGGCGAGCGCAGGCGCGTAGACGATGGCCGTCGGTTTGAGCCCGGCGGCCGCACCGCAGAGCAAGCCTGCCCATGCGACACGAGAGAGCGGTGCGGCGGACTCGTTACCTGCGAACAACGGCATGACGAGGTAGAAGCCGAGTAACACCAGCAGCGCAAGCGGTAGCTCATTCGTCGACATGCCCGCCTGGGTAAGCGTCATCGTTCCCGTCGCGCCGACGATGACAGCAGCGGCAGCCTTCCAGTCGAACGGGATGCCGCGCTGAACGGTGTACTTCAGAACGATGCGGCTGAGCACGAAGATCGTGGCGCCATACCAGAGGCCCTGGAACGCAGCCAGAACGCGAGGCGCGTCCTTCAGCACACCCGTGCCGAGCCAGAAGTAGGGGATATCCAGGAGGGGGCCGAAATAACCCTGCAGGCCTGCCGCTGCCGTATCGACGGGCAGCCGGCCGTTGAGGAACGCCCAGGCGTTGTAGAGGTGATAGTTCTTCAGGTCCCAGGCGGCATCCTGTCCGCGGGCGACGGAAATCGCGGCGCCAAGAAGCAGCAACGCCGGCAGCAGGAAGGGGCTTCGGGCGAAGCGATCAAACAGTCCGTGCTTCAAGACCCGCGGCCCTCGGAAAGCGCGGGGTGCGCGAGATAAGCGGCGTTCTTCGTTTCACGGCGGCCGAGCGTCACCGTATCCAGGACGATGCCGCACACCGTCGATATGCTGCCCATGAGCGCGAGGCCGACACTCAGGACGGCCGTGGGTATGCGCGGAACGAGGCCCGTATCCAGATACGTTCGCAGCAGCGGAAACGCGATGACCACCGCCGCGATGATGCAAATCGCGCTGATGGTCATGAAGAAGGCAAGTGGCCGACCGTTCTTCGTCAGGCGCAGGATGGTCTTCAGGATTCGCCAGCCGTCGCGGTACGTGCTGAGCTTGCTATGTGAGCCCTCGGGTCGGGCGAAATAGCGCGTCGGCACTTCGACGACGGGCACGCGCAGCTCCAGTGCGTGGACCGCCAGCTCAACTTCGGTATCGAAGCCGTTGGCGTGCGCGGGAAAGGATTTGACGAAACGTCGCGACATGACGCGGTAACCGGAGAGCATGTCGTTGAACGACCGACCGAAGATCCAGCTCGTGAGACTTGTCAGGGCCCAGTTCCCGAACTGATGGCCGCTGCGATAGGCGGCATGGTCGTCGGTCACCCGGCTGCCGACGACCAGGTCCAGCCCGTCGTCCAGGAGTCGTGCCACCAGGGCGGGGGCAGCGGCGGCGTCGTAGGTCGCATCGCCATCCGCCATGATGTAGATGTCGGCCTCGATGTCCGCGAACATCCGGCGCACGACATTCCCTTTGCCCTGCAGGCGCTCGAACCGGACCTCGGCGCCGGCAGTGCGGGCAACCTCGGACGTGGCGTCGCTCGAGTTGTTGTCGTACACCACGATGCGGGCAGATGGCAGTGCCTCGCTGAAGCCTTCCACCACCTGCCTGATCGCTACTGCCTCATTGAAGCACGGGATCAATACGGCTATGCGGAGGGATGAGTCATCCATGAGGGAATGCCAGGGCGGTAGTTGCGAGAAGGGCCAAATGGTACCGGGCAAGCTGGAAAGTTCCCACAGCGGCGTCCTGCCGGGCTCCAGGGCCTAGGCGCAACCATCCTGCCGGGCGACCACCTCGAGCAGTCGCGCCTCCACCTCATCCCGCGAATGTGCACGGAACAACCGCGGTGCCGCACGGCGGAGCGCGCAGCAGTCCAGCGTGGTGAGGCGGTCGCGCACCTGGAGCAGCTGCCCCGGGTGCATGCTGAACTCTTCCAGGCCCATGGCCAGGAGCAACGCCGTGAACTGCGTATCGCCGGCAATCTCGCCGCACAGGCTCACGGGCTTCTTCGCTCGCCGCGCACTCGCGATCACATGGGCGATGAGCCGCAGGAACGCCGGCTGCAGCGGATCGTAGATGCCTTCGAGCGCATCGTTGTTGCGATCGGCCGCGAGCACGTATTGGGCGAGATCGTTCGTGCCGATGGCGAGGAAGTCGGCCTTCTCGAGAATCGACGTCACACCGATCGCAGCTGCCGGGACTTCGATCATCGCGCCGACGTCGAGTCGCTCCGGCAACTCCTGCCCCACGCGCGCAAGGTCCTCGCGCGCCTTCTTGATCAGGCGGCGCACCTCGGTCATCTCACCCAGGTGGGTGATCATCGGGACGAGAATGCGCACCGGGCCGTAACAGGCGGCGCGCAGGATCGCGCGCAGCTGCACGCTGAAAATGTCGGGGTAGCGCAGCGACAAGCGAACGCCCCGAACGCCCAGGGCGGGATTGTCTTCCCCACGGATGGCCAGGCCCGCCGCGTCTGCCTTATCGGCACCGAGGTCGAGCGTGCGGATCGTGACGGGCAGGCCGCCCATGCCGAGGACGACATCACGGTAGGCAATGAACTGCTCCTCTTCCGAGGGCAGGCCGCGCTGGCGAAGGAACAGGAATTCGGAGCGATACAGGCCGACACCGTCGGCACCGCGGGCGCGGGCCAGCGTGATGTCGCCAATCAGTTCGGCGTTGGCGTAGAGGCGCACGTGCGCGCCGTCTTTCGTCAGCGTCGGTGCCGAGGCGAGGGCGGCCAGGCGACGGCCTTCCGCGGCGGCCTGACGCTGCCACTGACGATAGCGTGCGAGGTCCTGTGCGGTCGGATGCACAATGACTTCGCCGTGCTCGGCGTCGATCAGGACGAGGTCGTCGTCATTGATCGTGGCGAGGGCGTCCTTCGTCCCGACCAGCATCGGCAGGTTGAAGCTGCGCGCGAGGATGGCGCTATGCGAGTAGATGCTGCCTGCGCTGGCAATGACGCCGAGCATGCCCTGGCCGGCCATGCTGGCCATGTCGGCGGGAGCGACCGTATCGCTGACCACGATCTCGCCGACGCGTGCGGCGAGCTTGCGCTCTTCGCGGCTGGATTGCTGGAGCAGGGCGGACATGACGCGGCCGATCACCTGGTCGATGTCTTCGCCGCGACTCTTCAGGTAGGGGTCGTTCATCGCATCGAACACCGCGGCGAGGCGGTCGCGCTGCATCTTCAGCGCGGCGCTTGCGGTGTAGTGGCCGACGGAAACCAGTTCGTCCAGGCCGCGGAGCAATTCTTCGTCGTCGAGGAGGAGGCTATGGGCGTCGATAAAGTCGCCGACCTCCCTCGCCAGTGCGCCGTGCAACTTGCCACGTAGTTCACGCAGTTCCGTGCGTGCGCTGTCGATGGCCTTGTGCAGGCGGTCGATCTCGGGCGCGATCTCCGCGTCCTCGAGCATGCGCGTGTCGACCGCATAGATACTCGGCTGGACCAGGCGTGCGCGACCGAGGGCCATGCCCCGGGCGGCTTGCGTGCCGGTCAGCACGACTCTCATCGGTCAGGCACCCTCGTCGAACTTGCGGTCGAACAATTCGACCACGGCCGCCAACGCGGCTTCTTCGTCCTCGCCCTCGGCGCGCACGCCCAGGGCGGTGCCCATGCCGGCGGCCAGCATCATCACCCCCATGATGCTCTGGGCATTGACCTCACGACCCTTGCTGACGATCCAGACGGTCGATTTGAAGCTGGAAACCAGCTGGACGAGTTTGGCTGAGGCGCGTGCGTGCAGGCCCAGCCGGTTGGATACCACGATGTCCCGTTCAAGCATGGTCGATGAAGATCCCTCCGCGACCGCCACTGGCCGCGATTTCGGTCAGTTCGGTCAGCGATTTGTCCGAATAGTTGAGCACGCGCAGCAGCATCGGCAGGTTGAGTCCCGAAACGCAGCGCAGGTGCACGCCCAGTTCGCTCAGGGAAAGACCGATATTGCACGGCGTCGCGCCGTAAAGGTCGGCGAGGACGAGAACGCCGTCGCCATGGTCGAGGTCGCGGGCGTGCTTCGCGGTTAGCGTGCGCATGACGTCGGGATCCGCACTGGGCGGCACTTCCACGGCGTCCACATCCATCGGCAGCCTGGGCATGACATGGCGTGCCGCGGAGATCAGCGCCTTGCCGACCGCTTCGTGGGTCATGAGGAGGACGCCGACGCTCATCGCCCGGACGCTCGGTAATGCTTGGGCTGGGTCATGGCGTTATTCGAGCTCACGATGAAATGTCAGTACGTTGCCGCGTTCCGAGCGGAAATGCTGGGCCAGCTTCTCGACGAGGTAGACCGAGCGATGGCGCCCGCCCGTGCAACCGATCGAAACGGTCACGTAGCTGCGATCCTCCCCTTCGAAGCGTGGCAACCACGTTTCCAGCCAGCGAGTCACGTCGGCATAGTATTCGCCTACGAGGGGGTTCGCGTCGAGAAATTCCCTCACGGGCTGGTCCTTGCCCGAGAAGGGGCGCAGGCGTGGGTCCCAGTGCGGGTTGGGCAGACAGCGGGCGTCGAAGACGAAATCGGCGTCCGAGGGCAGGCCGCGGCGGTAGGCGAACGATTCGAACAACAGGGTGGTGCCGTCGGAGGCGGCCGCGTAGCCGGTGGCAAACAGGCGGCGTAGCTGGTGGACGTTGAGGTCGCTGGAGTCGATGACCTTCTCGGCGATCGCGATCAGCGGCCGGAGCAGCTTGCGCTCCTGGGCGATCGAATCGGCCAGGGAAAGCTTTTCGGCGGCCAGCGGATGACGGCGGCGGGTTTCCGAGTAGCGCTTGATCAGTACGTCGTCGCGGCTGTCGAGGAAGATCAGGTGCACGTGCACACCGGCCATCGACAGTTCGGAGAGGACGTGGGGCATGCGCGAGAGGTCGACGCGGCGATTGCGCACGTCCACGCCCACGGCGATACGCCGGCGCGGGCCATGCTCGCCCTGGCTTACGGCCGCGACCAGCTGCGGGATGAGCTCGGCGGGCATGTTGTCCACGCAATAGAACTCGAGATCCTCCAGGGCGCGCAACGCGACCGTCTTGCCACCACCGGACATGCCGGTGAGGACGATCAGGTGGATGGCATCGGGCTCGACGATCGGGCTCATGACTTCATCGGTCACGGGGGTCACCACGGTGGCAGCCGGCGCATCTGGTGCGCCTGGCGGTCGATGAAGGTCTGCGCGGGGTCGATGCCCTTGCTCTTGAGGACGTGGCTACGCACGGCCGCCTCGACGAGAACAGCGAGGTTGCGGCCCGGCGCGACGGG
Proteins encoded in this window:
- the rapZ gene encoding RNase adapter RapZ, giving the protein MSPIVEPDAIHLIVLTGMSGGGKTVALRALEDLEFYCVDNMPAELIPQLVAAVSQGEHGPRRRIAVGVDVRNRRVDLSRMPHVLSELSMAGVHVHLIFLDSRDDVLIKRYSETRRRHPLAAEKLSLADSIAQERKLLRPLIAIAEKVIDSSDLNVHQLRRLFATGYAAASDGTTLLFESFAYRRGLPSDADFVFDARCLPNPHWDPRLRPFSGKDQPVREFLDANPLVGEYYADVTRWLETWLPRFEGEDRSYVTVSIGCTGGRHRSVYLVEKLAQHFRSERGNVLTFHRELE